One stretch of Acanthochromis polyacanthus isolate Apoly-LR-REF ecotype Palm Island chromosome 16, KAUST_Apoly_ChrSc, whole genome shotgun sequence DNA includes these proteins:
- the ism2b gene encoding isthmin-2: MRQEVERRFQMLVVLWSILLVSLGTGFPTRRKNAAHKAHGHPAHSGGVQYSPEALEQQNQVQSLLPEPHSHQRRWSHSQHRSVGVLPQPEPEEETKPFILDLKNFPDLANADINSQNPNIQVTIEVVDDPQMEEEKEVAKEKDWLPSSSSSSPSSTVDWLGGKKLFWPLFWSYTDADSSEDSNSRSGVGETGEEEEEEDYPLDYGSEEPLPSGVGGDWDTRWNEGWDPMQSYYEKDTDEWTPWSPCSVTCGHGEKKRTKSCGYSCTLTEASKCDLEPCPGDVNTVVEPFPFEMENGTEPFGTDVDSCEKWLNCKSDFLQRYLHQVLSELPSCPCSYPSEVSYTVVSVYDEIHGRPFRWRDASGPKERLDIYKPSARSCMRSTLSSDSSTLAAQHCCYDDRGRLITRGKGAGTPNLISTEFSPELHFKVDVLPWILCKGDWSRFHVVRPPNNGLSCPENPHEDVFIDELEEAREY; the protein is encoded by the exons ATGCGTCAAGAGGTGGAGAGGAGATTTCAGATGCTGGTCGTGCTTTGGTCCATACTTCTCGTTAGTTTGGGGACTGGGTTTCCCACCAGACGCAAGAATGCTGCCCACAAA GCTCACGGCCACCCAGCTCACAGTGGTGGGGTCCAGTACTCCCCAGAGgctttggagcagcagaaccaggtCCAGAGTCTGCTGCCGGAGCCCCACAGCCACCAGAGGAGGTGGTCTCACTCCCAGCACCGATCCGTCGGCGTTCTCCCACAGCCAGAGCCCGAGGAGGAGACCAAACCCTTCATCCTGGATCTAAAGAACTTTCCAGACCTGGCCAATGCTGACATCAACTCACAGAACCCCAACATACAG GTAACCATTGAGGTGGTTGATGACCCTcagatggaggaagagaaggaagtgGCCAAGGAAAAAGACTggctgccctcctcctcctcctcctccccctcttccacAGTAGACTGGCTCGGAGGCAAGAAGCTTTTCTGGCCGCTGTTTTGGAGTTACACCGATGCCGATTCCAGCGAGGACAGCAACAGCCGGTCAGGCGTGGGGGAAACTggcgaggaagaggaggaggaagattaCCCTTTGGATTATGGCAGCGAGGAGCCCTTACCCAGCGGAGTAGGCGGAGACTGGGATACTCGTTGGAACGAAGGCTGGGATCCAATGCAGAGCTACTATG AGAAGGACACAGATGAGTGGACTCCCTGGTCTCCCTGTTCAGTCACATGTGGACACGGGGAGAAGAAAAGGACCAAATCTTGTGGCTACTCCTGCACTCTGACTGAGGCTTCCAAGTGTGACCTGGAGCCTTGTCCTG GTGATGTCAACACCGTGGTAGAGCCTTTCCCTTTCGAGATGGAGAATGGCACAGAGCCATTTGGGACAG ATGTGGACAGCTGTGAGAAGTGGCTGAATTGTAAGAGTGACTTCCTGCAGAGATACCTCCACCAGGTTCTGTCTGAGCTGCCCAGCTGCCCCTGCTCCTACCCCTCTGAGGTGTCATACACTGTAGTGAGCGTCTATGACGAGATTCACGGCCGGCCGTTCCGGTGGCGCGACGCCAGCGGCCCCAAGGAGCGCCTGGACATCTACAAGCCTTCGGCGCGCAGCTGCATGCGCTCGACGCTTTCCAGCGACTCGTCGACTCTTGCGGCGCAGCACTGTTGCTACGACGACCGCGGGCGACTGATCACGCGGGGGAAAGGCGCGGGAACGCCTAACCTGATCAGCACCGAGTTCTCACCCGAGCTACACTTCAAAGTTGATGTGCTTCCCTGGATCCTGTGCAAGGGAGACTGGAGCCGCTTCCACGTGGTGCGGCCGCCCAATAATGGATTGAGCTGCCCAGAAAACCCCCATGAAGACGTGTTCATAGACGAACTGGAAGAGGCCAGGGAGTACTGA